From one Solanum stenotomum isolate F172 chromosome 12, ASM1918654v1, whole genome shotgun sequence genomic stretch:
- the LOC125849527 gene encoding uncharacterized protein LOC125849527 isoform X2, with translation MKAVVITSPGGPEVLKIQEVEDPQVKDDEILIKIAATALNRADTLQRQGKYPPPKGDSEYPGLECSGTVEAVGKDVTRWKIGDQVCALIGGGGYAEKVAVPTGQVLPIPSGVSLQDAASFPEVACTVWSTIFMTSKLSLGETFLIHGGSSGIGTFAIQMAKCLGVKVFITAGSEEKLAACKELGADVCINYKTEDFVTRIKEETGGKGVDVILDNIGGSYFQRNLDSLNVDGRLFIIGFMGGTVTQVNLGCLLARRLTVQAAGLRSRSAKNKAQIVREVEKNVWPAIATGKVKPLVYKYFPLAEAAEAHQLMESGKHIGKILLTV, from the exons ATGAAGGCTGTAGTAATCACAAGTCCTGGTGGTCCAGAAGTGTTGAAGATTCAAGAAGTGGAAGACCCACAAGTCAAAGATGATGAAATCTTGATTAAAATAGCAGCTACTGCCCTTAATAGAGCTGATACCCTTCAACGCCAAGGTAAATACCCACCCCCTAAAGGAGACAGTGAATACCCAGGTCTTGAATGTTCTGGAACTGTTGAAGCCGTCGGCAAGGACGTTACTCGCTGGAAAATTGGTGACCAG GTATGTGCTCTCATTGGTGGAGGAGGTTATGCAGAGAAAGTAGCTGTACCTACTGGACAAGTTCTTCCTATTCCATCAGGTGTTTCTTTACAAGATGCAGCTAGCTTTCCTGAAGTGGCGTGTACTGTTTGGTCGACCATTTTCATGACGAGCAAGCTTTCCTTGGGTGAAACGTTTCTG ATACATGGAGGCTCTAGTGGAATTGGTACCTTTGCCATTCAAATGGCTAAGTGCCTTGGAGTCAAAGTTTTCATCACAGCAG GAAGCGAGGAAAAACTTGCCGCATGCAAAGAACTTGGGGCTGATGTTTGCATCAATTACAAGACTGAAGACTTTGTTACACGCATCAAGGAAGAAACAGGAGGGAAAG GTGTTGATGTCATACTAGATAATATAGGAGGTTCATACTTCCAACGAAACCTTGACAGCCTCAATGTTGATGGTAGGCTCTTCATTATTGGTTTTATGGGAGGAACAGTGACACAAGTAAATCTTGGCTGTTTGTTAGCAAGACGCCTGACAGTGCAGG CTGCTGGCTTGCGTAGTAGAAGCGCAAAAAACAAAGCTCAAATTGTGAGAGAAGTGGAAAAGAATGTTTGGCCAGCAATTGCAACAGGCAAG GTGAAACCGTTGGTGTACAAGTACTTCCCCTTAGCAGAAGCTGCTGAGGCTCACCAGTTAATGGAAAGCGGCAAGCACATTGGAAAGATTCTGCTTACTGTTTAA
- the LOC125849527 gene encoding uncharacterized protein LOC125849527 isoform X3, translating to MKAVVITRPGGPEVLKLQEVEDPQIKDDEILIKIAATAINRADTLQRQGEHPPHKGESEYPGLECSGTVEAVGKDVIHWKIGDQVCALIGGGGYAEKVAVPTEQVLPIPSGVSLQDAASFPEVACTVWSTIFMTSKLSSGETFLIHGGSSGIGTFAIQMAKCIGVKVFITAGSEEKLAACKELGADVCINYKTEDFVTRIKEETGGKGVDVILDNIGGPYFQQNLDSLNVDGRLFIIGFMGGTVTQVNLGCLLARRLTVQAAGMRGRSAKNKAQIVREVEKNVWPAIAAGKVKPLVYKYFPLAEAAEAHQLMESGKHIGKILLTV from the exons ATGAAAGCTGTAGTAATCACAAGGCCTGGTGGTCCAGAGGTGTTGAAGCTTCAAGAAGTGGAAGACCCACAAATCAAAGATGATGAAATCTTGATCAAAATTGCAGCTACTGCCATTAATAGAGCTGACACCCTTCAACGCCAAGGTGAACATCCACCCCATAAAGGAGAAAGTGAATATCCAGGTCTTGAATGTTCTGGAACTGTTGAAGCTGTCGGCAAGGACGTTATTCACTGGAAAATTGGTGATCAG GTATGTGCTCTCATTGGTGGAGGAGGTTATGCAGAGAAAGTAGCTGTACCTACTGAACAAGTTCTTCCTATTCCATCAGGTGTTTCTTTACAAGATGCAGCTAGCTTCCCTGAAGTGGCATGCACTGTTTGGTCAACCATTTTCATGACGAGCAAGCTTTCCTCTGGTGAAACGTTTCTG ATTCATGGAGGCTCTAGTGGAATTGGTACCTTTGCCATTCAAATGGCTAAGTGCATTGGGGTCAAAGTTTTCATCACAGCAG GAAGTGAGGAAAAACTTGCTGCATGCAAAGAACTTGGGGCTGATGTTTGCATCAATTACAAGACTGAAGACTTTGTTACACGCATCAAGGAAGAAACAGGAGGGAAAG GTGTTGATGTCATACTAGATAATATAGGAGGTCCATACTTCCAACAAAACCTTGACAGCCTCAATGTTGATGGTAGGCTCTTCATTATTGGTTTTATGGGAGGAACAGTGACACAAGTAAATCTTGGCTGTTTGTTAGCAAGGCGCTTGACAGTGCAGG CTGCTGGCATGCGTGGTAGAAGTGCAAAAAACAAAGCTCAAATTGTGAGAGAAGTGGAAAAAAATGTCTGGCCTGCAATTGCAGCAGGGAAGGTGAAACCGTTGGTGTACAAGTACTTCCCCTTAGCAGAAGCTGCTGAGGCTCACCAGTTAATGGAAAGCGGCAAGCACATTGGAAAGATTCTGCTTACTGTTTAA
- the LOC125849527 gene encoding uncharacterized protein LOC125849527 isoform X4 — protein sequence MKAVVITSPGGPEVLKLQEVEDPQIKDDEILIKIAATAINRADTLQRQGEHPPHKGESEYPGLECSGTVEAVGKDVIHWKIGDQVCALIGGGGYAEKVAVPTEQVLPIPSGVSLQDAASFPEVACTVWSTIFMTSKLSSGETFLIHGGSSGIGTFAIQMAKCIGVKVFITAGSEEKLAACKELGADVCINYKTEDFVTRIKEETGGKGVDVILDNIGGPYFQQNLDSLNVDGRLFIIGFMGGTVTQVNLGCLLARRLTVQAAGMRGRSAKNKAQIVREVEKNVWPAIAAGKVKPLVYKYFPLAEAAEAHQLMESGKHIGKILLTV from the exons ATGAAGGCTGTAGTAATCACAAGTCCTGGTGGTCCAGAA GTGTTGAAGCTTCAAGAAGTGGAAGACCCACAAATCAAAGATGATGAAATCTTGATCAAAATTGCAGCTACTGCCATTAATAGAGCTGACACCCTTCAACGCCAAGGTGAACATCCACCCCATAAAGGAGAAAGTGAATATCCAGGTCTTGAATGTTCTGGAACTGTTGAAGCTGTCGGCAAGGACGTTATTCACTGGAAAATTGGTGATCAG GTATGTGCTCTCATTGGTGGAGGAGGTTATGCAGAGAAAGTAGCTGTACCTACTGAACAAGTTCTTCCTATTCCATCAGGTGTTTCTTTACAAGATGCAGCTAGCTTCCCTGAAGTGGCATGCACTGTTTGGTCAACCATTTTCATGACGAGCAAGCTTTCCTCTGGTGAAACGTTTCTG ATTCATGGAGGCTCTAGTGGAATTGGTACCTTTGCCATTCAAATGGCTAAGTGCATTGGGGTCAAAGTTTTCATCACAGCAG GAAGTGAGGAAAAACTTGCTGCATGCAAAGAACTTGGGGCTGATGTTTGCATCAATTACAAGACTGAAGACTTTGTTACACGCATCAAGGAAGAAACAGGAGGGAAAG GTGTTGATGTCATACTAGATAATATAGGAGGTCCATACTTCCAACAAAACCTTGACAGCCTCAATGTTGATGGTAGGCTCTTCATTATTGGTTTTATGGGAGGAACAGTGACACAAGTAAATCTTGGCTGTTTGTTAGCAAGGCGCTTGACAGTGCAGG CTGCTGGCATGCGTGGTAGAAGTGCAAAAAACAAAGCTCAAATTGTGAGAGAAGTGGAAAAAAATGTCTGGCCTGCAATTGCAGCAGGGAAGGTGAAACCGTTGGTGTACAAGTACTTCCCCTTAGCAGAAGCTGCTGAGGCTCACCAGTTAATGGAAAGCGGCAAGCACATTGGAAAGATTCTGCTTACTGTTTAA
- the LOC125849527 gene encoding uncharacterized protein LOC125849527 isoform X1, translating to MKAVVITSPGGPEVLKIQEVEDPQVKDDEILIKIAATALNRADTLQRQGKYPPPKGDSEYPGLECSGTVEAVGKDVTRWKIGDQVCALIGGGGYAEKVAVPTGQVLPIPSGVSLQDAASFPEVACTVWSTIFMTSKLSLGETFLIHGGSSGIGTFAIQMAKCLGVKVFITAGSEEKLAACKELGADVCINYKTEDFVTRIKEETGGKGVDVILDNIGGSYFQRNLDSLNVDGRLFIIGFMGGTVTQVNLGCLLARRLTVQAAGLRSRSAKNKAQIVREVEKNVWPAIATGKVKPVVYKYFPLAEAAEAHRLMESSKHIGKILLTV from the exons ATGAAGGCTGTAGTAATCACAAGTCCTGGTGGTCCAGAAGTGTTGAAGATTCAAGAAGTGGAAGACCCACAAGTCAAAGATGATGAAATCTTGATTAAAATAGCAGCTACTGCCCTTAATAGAGCTGATACCCTTCAACGCCAAGGTAAATACCCACCCCCTAAAGGAGACAGTGAATACCCAGGTCTTGAATGTTCTGGAACTGTTGAAGCCGTCGGCAAGGACGTTACTCGCTGGAAAATTGGTGACCAG GTATGTGCTCTCATTGGTGGAGGAGGTTATGCAGAGAAAGTAGCTGTACCTACTGGACAAGTTCTTCCTATTCCATCAGGTGTTTCTTTACAAGATGCAGCTAGCTTTCCTGAAGTGGCGTGTACTGTTTGGTCGACCATTTTCATGACGAGCAAGCTTTCCTTGGGTGAAACGTTTCTG ATACATGGAGGCTCTAGTGGAATTGGTACCTTTGCCATTCAAATGGCTAAGTGCCTTGGAGTCAAAGTTTTCATCACAGCAG GAAGCGAGGAAAAACTTGCCGCATGCAAAGAACTTGGGGCTGATGTTTGCATCAATTACAAGACTGAAGACTTTGTTACACGCATCAAGGAAGAAACAGGAGGGAAAG GTGTTGATGTCATACTAGATAATATAGGAGGTTCATACTTCCAACGAAACCTTGACAGCCTCAATGTTGATGGTAGGCTCTTCATTATTGGTTTTATGGGAGGAACAGTGACACAAGTAAATCTTGGCTGTTTGTTAGCAAGACGCCTGACAGTGCAGG CTGCTGGCTTGCGTAGTAGAAGCGCAAAAAACAAAGCTCAAATTGTGAGAGAAGTGGAAAAGAATGTTTGGCCAGCAATTGCAACAGGCAAGGTGAAACCGGTGGTGTACAAGTACTTCCCTTTAGCTGAAGCTGCTGAGGCTCACCGGTTAATGGAAAGCAGCAAGCACATTGGAAAGATTCTGCTTACTGTTTAA